GGAAGAGTAAGGGCCTTGGCCGATGCAGCACGGGAGAAGGGACTGGAATTTTGAAAGCAGATTGCGAATATCAAAGTGCAACATGGACGGCTGTTCTTGTGAAGTCTGCGCTTTGAAATCTTCATGGTGAATTTGCGCAAAAGGAGGTATGGTGGGAAGGATTGACCCGGACGGACTGACTCTGAAAGACAGGGTTGTATTCATCAACAGAGTTGCTAAGGTTGTGAAAGGTGGAAGGAGGTTCTCCTTTAGCGCCCTTGTTGTCGTGGGCGATGGGGGTGGTATCGTCGGTATCGGAAAAGGTAAAGCTGCCGAGGTCCCTGAGGCAATCAGGAAGGCTGTTGAGCAGGCCAAGAAATCCCTCATGAGATTCCCAATCAAGGACGGAACAATCCCCCACAGGATCATAGGCAAGTACGGGTCAGGCTCCGTGGTTATGAACCCTGCTTTGAAGGGCACAGGACTCATAGCGGGCGGCGCCGTAAGGGCGATCCTCGAAGTGGCGGGGATCCACGATATTGTCGCTAAGTCGCTTGGCGGACACAATCCATACAATACGGTTAAGGCCACGCTCGATGGCTTGTCGAGGCTGAAGGATCCTGGCGTTGTCACCAAATTACGGAAGAGGTCAGAAGAAGAACAAGAGAATCAGGAAGCAAAGGAATAGGGAAACGATCATGAGGATAGAGGATTTAGAGCCGGCAAAGGGCAGTAGGAAAAGGTGTAAGAGGGTCGGTCGGGGTGTTGGTTCAGGCCACGGCAAGACTTCCTGTAAGGGACATAAGGGACAGAAGGCAAGATCGGGCGGAGGCAAAGGCGCAGGCTTTGAGGGAGGTCAGATGCCGATGCAGAGACGTCTGCCGAAACGCGGTTTTAACAATGAGCCCTTTTCGAGAGAGTATGCGGTCGTCAACCTGAAAGACCTTGCAAGGATAGAGGACATCGATCTCATAACCCCTGATCTCCTCTACGAGAGATGGATCGTCAAGGATATGAAGGATGGTCTCAAAATTCTCGGCGACGGCGAAATCATCCGTGCCGTGACGATCAGGGCTCATGCCTTTAGTGCTGCTGCGATCGATAAGATAACGAAGGCCGGCGGTAAGGCAGAGGTGATCTGATTGCGTATCATCACCGTTTTCCAGAACATCTTTAAAATTGCAGAGTTGAAGAGCAGGGTGCTTTTCACCCTTGCGCTCCTCGCAGTATACAGGGTAGGTGCCCACGTACCGACGCCAGGGATAAACGGTGAGGAGCTCAGCAAATTCCTTACGGAAAAGGGCGGAGCCCTGATGGGATTCTTCGATATGTTTTCCGGAGGTGCGCTCTCAAGAGTCACGATCTTTGCCCTCGGCATCATGCCTTATATCAGTGCTTCCATCATCCTTCAGCTCCTTACGGTTGTAATCCCCGCTATAGGAAAGATGGCAAAAGAAGGGGAAGCGGGAAGAAAAAAGATTATCAAGTATACGAGGTATGGAACGGTCGTCATCAGCGCCATACAATCCTTTGGCATTGCCGTGGGTCTTGAAGGCATGGCTCAGGGCGCGTTTATACAGAATCCGGGCTGGTCGTTCAGGCTTCTCACGATGATCACCCTTACTGCCGGAACGGCCTTTATCATGTGGCTTGGCGAGCAGATTACCGAGCGAGGGATCGGGAACGGAATATCCCTCATTATCTTTGCCGGCATTGTGGCGCGGTTCCCAAACGCGATTGTCAGTACCTTCAGGCTGATCCAGGCCAATGAACTCTCCATTTTCTTCGTGATCTTTCTCGTGGCGATGATGGTAGCCGTTGTCGGGAGCATCGTTTTTATCGAACGCGGTCAGAGAAAGATCCCGGTTCAATACGCAAAGAGGGTCGTCGGCAGGAAGGTCTACGGAGGCCAGAGTACCCATCTTCCCTTAAAGATCAATACCTCAGGTGTTATCCCCCCGATATTTGCGTCCTCGATCATCATGTTTCCTGCAACCGTTGCAGGATTCATCCCCATACCCTGGGTACAGAGCATCGCAAGAGGGCTCTCTCCGGGCACGCTGCCTTATACGGCGCTCTATGTCGGCATGATCTTCTTCTTCAGCTATTTTTATACGGCTATTATTTTCAATCCCGTTGATATCGCCGATAACCTCAAGAAATATGGTGGTTATATACCGGGAATAAGGCCGGGCCAAAAGACATCTGAATATATCTATAAGGTGCTTTCGCGATTGACCTTCGTCGGCGCCATATATCTTGCGATTATCTGTGTATTGCCTGAATTCCTGATAAAAAAATTCAATGTGCCTTTTTATTTCGGCGGCACGTCGCTCCTGATTGTTGTCGGAGTCGCCCTGGATACCGTTTCTCAGATTGAGTCACACCTCCTGACTAGGTCATACGAGGGATTCCTCAAGAAGGGAAGGATTAAGGGGAGGAGATGACCATTTTCCCCAAGGCTTCAGGCATGCGCTCGCCTGAGGGTTCTTTGAAAAAGACGTAACGCTTTGCGCCTGAGCAGGTAGATGATCATCATAAAATCTCCGCAGGAGATAGATCGGATGGCTCAGGCTTGCAGGATCGTTGCTGAAACCCTTGGAGCAATTCAAGAGATCGTCAAGCCGGGCATCACGACGAGGGATATCGAAGGGTTTGCTGAAAAGATGGTCCTGGCGAAAATGGGGATCCTCGCATTCAAGGGATACAGGGGCTATCCTTCCGGGATATGCACCTCTGTCAACAATGTGGTTGTTCACGGTATCCCATCATCCTTGAGGTTGAAGGAAGGTGACATCATAAGTCTCGATCTTGGGGTGTATCAGAATGGCTTTTATGGTGATGCTGCCGTTACACTACCTGTCGGCAGGGTGAGCCGGGATGCCGAAAGGCTCCTCAGAGTGACAGAAGAATCCCTTTACCTGGGCATCGAACAGGCAATCCCGGGAAACAGGGTTTCTGATATTTCCTGTGCCGTCCAGAGGCACGTGGAGGCCCACGGTTTTTCGGTTGTAAGGGCATTTGTGGGGCACGGGATCGGGAGATCACTGCATGAAGAACCGCAAGTCCCGAATTATGGCTCTCCAGGACAGGGACCCCGATTACGGTCGGGTATGACCCTTGCCATTGAGCCTATGGTGAACGCAGGAGGCTACGAAATTATGGTTCTCGACGACGGCTGGACTGCGGTGGCCGCTGACGGTAGTCTCTCGGCTCATTTTGAGCATACTGTTGCCCTGACCGGAACCGATGTAAGAATATTGACGAAGATCGATTGAAGTCTTTATAATATAAAGCTCAATGCCGAAGGAAGAGAATATAGAGGTTCAGGGCACTATTCTGGAGACCCTTCCAAATGCTATGTTCAGGGTAGAGCTTGAGAACGGGAAGGTCATCCTCGCCTATGTGTCGGGGAAGATGAGGATGCATTTTATCAAGATATTACCGGGGGACAAGGTTACGGTCGAACTTTCGCCCTATGACCTCACAAAGGGTAGGATAACGTACCGGTTTAAATAGCGTTGCATGACGGACCACAGGATTGAGGAATCCACAATAA
Above is a window of Thermodesulfovibrionales bacterium DNA encoding:
- the map gene encoding type I methionyl aminopeptidase, with protein sequence MIIIKSPQEIDRMAQACRIVAETLGAIQEIVKPGITTRDIEGFAEKMVLAKMGILAFKGYRGYPSGICTSVNNVVVHGIPSSLRLKEGDIISLDLGVYQNGFYGDAAVTLPVGRVSRDAERLLRVTEESLYLGIEQAIPGNRVSDISCAVQRHVEAHGFSVVRAFVGHGIGRSLHEEPQVPNYGSPGQGPRLRSGMTLAIEPMVNAGGYEIMVLDDGWTAVAADGSLSAHFEHTVALTGTDVRILTKID
- the secY gene encoding preprotein translocase subunit SecY, which translates into the protein MRIITVFQNIFKIAELKSRVLFTLALLAVYRVGAHVPTPGINGEELSKFLTEKGGALMGFFDMFSGGALSRVTIFALGIMPYISASIILQLLTVVIPAIGKMAKEGEAGRKKIIKYTRYGTVVISAIQSFGIAVGLEGMAQGAFIQNPGWSFRLLTMITLTAGTAFIMWLGEQITERGIGNGISLIIFAGIVARFPNAIVSTFRLIQANELSIFFVIFLVAMMVAVVGSIVFIERGQRKIPVQYAKRVVGRKVYGGQSTHLPLKINTSGVIPPIFASSIIMFPATVAGFIPIPWVQSIARGLSPGTLPYTALYVGMIFFFSYFYTAIIFNPVDIADNLKKYGGYIPGIRPGQKTSEYIYKVLSRLTFVGAIYLAIICVLPEFLIKKFNVPFYFGGTSLLIVVGVALDTVSQIESHLLTRSYEGFLKKGRIKGRR
- the rplO gene encoding 50S ribosomal protein L15, which encodes MRIEDLEPAKGSRKRCKRVGRGVGSGHGKTSCKGHKGQKARSGGGKGAGFEGGQMPMQRRLPKRGFNNEPFSREYAVVNLKDLARIEDIDLITPDLLYERWIVKDMKDGLKILGDGEIIRAVTIRAHAFSAAAIDKITKAGGKAEVI
- the infA gene encoding translation initiation factor IF-1; the encoded protein is MPKEENIEVQGTILETLPNAMFRVELENGKVILAYVSGKMRMHFIKILPGDKVTVELSPYDLTKGRITYRFK
- the rpsE gene encoding 30S ribosomal protein S5, translating into MGRIDPDGLTLKDRVVFINRVAKVVKGGRRFSFSALVVVGDGGGIVGIGKGKAAEVPEAIRKAVEQAKKSLMRFPIKDGTIPHRIIGKYGSGSVVMNPALKGTGLIAGGAVRAILEVAGIHDIVAKSLGGHNPYNTVKATLDGLSRLKDPGVVTKLRKRSEEEQENQEAKE